Within Bradymonas sediminis, the genomic segment GCGAAGAAGAGCGCATCATCATGGACCGGGTCACCGAGCGCACCATGCCCTCCGAACTCAGCCCGGTCACCACGCCCGAGCAGATCATGCAGGCCCAAAAGGCGGTGCGCGAGATCTATATCGACGACAAGCTCAAGGAATATATCGTCGATATCATCTTCGCCACGCGCTCCCCTCAAGACTATAAGATGCGGGAATTGCGTGACTTTATTGAGTTCGGCGCCAGCCCGCGCGCCACGATTTACCTGAACCTCGCCGCCAAGGCCCACGCCTTCGTGAACCGGCGCGGGTTCGTGACCCCCGAAGATATCAAGTCGGTCGCCATCGATGTGCTGCGCCACCGGGTCATCCTCACCTTCGCCGCCGAAGCCGAAGAATATACGCCCGAGAAGGTGATCGAGCAGATTCTGGAGACCATCGAAGTCCCCTGACCCGTGGCACCCAAAGCCGGCGGATTTGCGCTGGCTTTGTACCCGGGAATTTTGCTCATTTTATTTCTGTAGACATCGTTGCTTATGCTCCGAAAAGAACTCATCAAGGCGGTCAAGCACCTGGAATTGGTCGCTCGACGCGCGGTCAATGATCAGCTCGCCGGCCAATACCAGAGCGTGTTCAAAGGCCGCGGCATGGACTTTACCGACGTGCGCGAATACCAGCCTGGCGATGATATTCGTGTCATCGACTGGAACGTGTCGGCGCGCACCGGGGATATGCATATCAAGCAATTCGTCGAGGAGCGCGAGCTGACCGTGCTGCTGCTGGTCGACGCCTCGGCCAGCCAGACCTTCGGCACCGTGAACCGCAGCAAGCAGGAGACCAGCGCCGAGCTCGCCGCGCTCATCGCCTTTAGCGCCATCAAGAATAACGACCGCGTCGGCCTCTTTATCTTCACCGATGAAATGGAGACGTTTTTGCCGCCCAAAAAAGGCCGAAAACACGTGCTCCGCGTCATCACCGAGATCCTCGATTTCAAGCCCAAAAGCCGCGGCACCGACCTCGCCGCCGCTCTGGAATATATGTCGCGCATCACCCGAAAGCGCGCGCTGGTCTTCGCCATCAGCGACTTTCAGGACGAGAATTTCGAGATGAGCCTTAATATCGCCAATCGCCGCCACGAGGTCATCCCCGTGCTGGTCGAAGACCCCATGGAGTTCGAGCTCCCCGACATGGGCCTCGCCCCGTTCCAGGACCCCGAGACCGGCGAGGTCTTTATGGCCGACACCTCATCGAAGAAGGTCCGCGAGAACTTTCGGATCGCGGCGCTTCGCCGGCATAATAAGTTGCTGCATACCTTCCGAAAGAACAAAATCGACCATATCGCGATTCGCACCGATAAGAGCCATATTGAGCCGCTGGTTAAGTATTTCCGGACCCGCGCCAAACGGCATTGATCGCATGATTATTGACTCTAAAATTGGAAGATATTTCGATATGAGCCTTCGAATCCCCCTCGCAATGCTTGTGGTATTGAGCTGCTTTGGGCTTCGACTCGCCACGGCCCATGCCACCACGCCGGACGCAGGTGCGCCCGAGGCGGCGGCCGAAGTTGGCGCACAAGCCAGCAACGCCACGCTTTCGCAAAATTTCAACGCCCCAGAGTCCGCCGCCGTCGGCGACCGCCTGGCGCTCACGCTTGAGGTACGCCACCCGCTCAACACCACCGCTCATCTGCCCGAGGCCTTTCCGAACCCTCGCTGGGAGGTCGCCAGCCGGGAGCATCAAAGCCTGCAGGGCGAAGCCGACATCACCACGACCTTCAACCTGGTCTTCCAGATTTTTCGCCCCGGCGAGACCACCTTGCCCGCGTTTGATGTCACGGTTTTGCAGGCCGATGGCTCGGTTGAAAAGTTAGCGACCGAGCCGGTCAGCGCCAAGGTCCTGTCGGTATTGCCCGGCGGCGATACCCCCGAATTAGCCGCCCCCCGCAACCCGGTCGCCGTGTGGACCGATGATTATACGATCTTATGGGTCGGTGGAGGTCTGCTGGCCCTCTTAATCGCGGGCGGCGTGGGTTTCTTTATCAACCGGCGAAACCAGCCCGAGGCCCCGGCCCCGCCGCCGCGCCCCGCGCATCTCGTCGCGCTCGAAAAACTCAGCGCCCTCACGCCCGGCGACCTGCTCGACAGCGGCGACTATATGGTCTTCTACGTGCGCATGTCCGAGGCGATTCGCGAATACCTCGGGCGTCGCTACCACTTCCGCGGCACCGAGCTCACGACCACCGAGATACTCGGGCACCTCGGCGCCGTTGAGTCCGGCGAGGGTTGGCCCAAGGGCATCTCCTACGAGGACGTGCGCGACTGGCTTAATTATTGTGACCTGATCAAATTCAGCGATATGACGCCCGCCCGAGAGCGCAGCGAACAACTGCTTCGCCAGGCGTTCTCGATGGTCGAGCTGACCCACGTGCGCGCGCCTCAGTCCGACGCACAGGCCGACGTCGACGCGACTACGGAACAACCCGGCGACGCACCAACCGAAGTTGCCCCGCGTGGAGCCGAAGCGCCGGAGTCGCCGGCGATTGATGACGCCTCCGATGACAGCGCCGACGCCGCATCTGATGACTCGACCGACGCGCGGGAGGAAAAGCCATGAGCTTCTCATTTGCCCATCCCTGGGTCCTCGCGCTGCTTATCCTGGTGCCGGCGCTCGCCGCGTACCTCTTTATGCCGCGCTTTCGCCGCCGCCAGGTCGCGCCCTTTCGCTTCTCGGGCGTCTCCCTGCTCAAGCAACAAAAGCCGGGCATCAAAAGCCGCCTGCAGCCGCTGCCGGATATCCTCTTTTTGGCCGCCATCACCCTGCTGATCGTCGCGATGGCGCGGCCGCAAAATGTCGAGGTCCAGGAGGTCGAGGTCGAGGGTATCGATATCTATCTCACCCTCGATATGTCCGGCTCGATGCGCGCCATCGACCAGAGCGACGAAGAGGTCCGCGAGATTCTCGCGCGCGGAAAACAGCCCGATGACCGGTTTAAGACCGCCGTGTCGGTGCTCGAAAATTTTATCAAATCCCGCAAATACGACCGCATCGGCATGGTCGTCTTCGCGCGCGACGCCTATCTGCAATTTCCGCTGACCCTCGATTATAACACGATCC encodes:
- a CDS encoding DUF58 domain-containing protein, which translates into the protein MLRKELIKAVKHLELVARRAVNDQLAGQYQSVFKGRGMDFTDVREYQPGDDIRVIDWNVSARTGDMHIKQFVEERELTVLLLVDASASQTFGTVNRSKQETSAELAALIAFSAIKNNDRVGLFIFTDEMETFLPPKKGRKHVLRVITEILDFKPKSRGTDLAAALEYMSRITRKRALVFAISDFQDENFEMSLNIANRRHEVIPVLVEDPMEFELPDMGLAPFQDPETGEVFMADTSSKKVRENFRIAALRRHNKLLHTFRKNKIDHIAIRTDKSHIEPLVKYFRTRAKRH